A window of Megalops cyprinoides isolate fMegCyp1 chromosome 13, fMegCyp1.pri, whole genome shotgun sequence genomic DNA:
AATGAGAAATCcctcctggagaagctggaggaggaggcctTGAACGACTACAAGGATGACTTCAACGACAAGATCAGCGAGATCTCTTCAGACAGCTTCACAGACCGGGGCCACGAGCTTAGCAGCTTCTACGACTCATCCAACATCAGCCTGCCGGACATATCCGAGGAGAGGAGAGACTCGCTCTCTGTGTCCTACCCACAGGACAAGttcagagaaaaagagaggcacCGGCAttcatcctcatcctcttccaAGAAGAGCCATGATAAGGAAAAGGACAAAGTCAAGAAGGACAAAACGGACAAGCGCGACAAATCGGAGGAGATCAAGGAGACCTATGGGCGCAGAGAGAGCCTGCCCTTTGAGAAGGAACCTATGCCTCTGGAGGCTGATCCGTATACTTTCCCCTATGGAGCCAAGCCTGATGGAGAGGATGATCTAGACAAGACCCTGGAGTTTGAGAAGGAGATGTCTAAAAAAGCGGACAAGGATAAAGCTTGCAGTGTCATAACCAGTGAGAAGATcaaagacaaaaagaagaaagagaaacacaaggagaaagtaaaggaagacaaacacaaatacacagatggCTTCGCTTCCTTGAAACACTCAAAGGAAGACCAGAAAACTGTATCCAAAGAGAGTCCCCAGGTGTCAAGTTTGAAAGAGAAGTCTAAAGAGGACAGCCCCAAGTTTGAAGCTAAAAACAAGGACAGAAGTAAAGATGTTTTGGACAAAGATGGAAAAGCAGATTACACAAAGTCCAAGCTGAAAGAAGAGAATGACAGGGTTAATCAGTCAAGAGAGGCAGCTCGAAAAGACACTCGTCCTCGGGAGAAGCTGCTGGTGGACGGTGTTCACAGGTTGACGAGCTTCGGTAAAATGCTGAGTCAGAAGGACCAGGAAATCGAAGAGCGACATAAAAGGCACAAGGAGAGAATGAAGCAAATGGAGAAGCTGAGGCACAGGTCAGGGGATCCTAAACTGAAAGATAAAGCCAAGCCTGGTGAGGACCTGCGGAAGAGCCGTGCCGATTTAACATTGAAGAAATCAAGTCCTTTAGAAACCGCATTGAAAGACAAGAAGCCTAAAGACCCAGGCCTTCCGGCACAAATGATGTCACCTGACCGAAAATCACAGCCAATGGACAGTCAGAATTCAAAAGACTGGCTGGTGGGACATCCAATGAAGGAGAACCTCCCTGCTTCTCCAAGGCCTGACCAGAACAGGCCAACTGGCGTACCCGCTCCCGCCTCTGTGATCTCATGCCCCAGTTACGAAGAGGTCATGCAGACTCCGCGCACACCATCTTGCAGTGCAGAAGATTACCCAGACCTCATGTTTGACAGTATAGACTGCCAGAACTCATCCGCTATGTCCATGAATGCTTGCTCTCCATCCTTCTTCGATAGGTATTCCAACACACCGCATGGCGTCCAGGAAAATGCCTGCCTGACTCCCATGAAGAATCTTCAAATGCCCGTTCTGAGTCGGTCAGCCTCGGTTGACAGCAGAAGGCCTTTCGATGAGGATTTCAAAGCAGATGCTGATAAGTTCCTCCGACAGCAGAGCGTGCCAGCCGCCTCTGAGTTGGAGTCCACCTCAGTTCCTCATCCCCTCGAAGATAAGCTGATGTCTGACAGGCTTGACTGCCTGTCTCCTCCTTGCTTTTCCCCTCACATTGGGAGACCCTCTCCGAGGCCAGAGCCAGCCCAAACCGCACTGGATGGGGCCTCCACAGCTATCGCCACCACAGACAGCAATGAACACCTCCCTGAGAGCATATATGGCAACTTCCTCTCCAAGCCCTCAACTCCAGTGCACAGGCCAGAACCCCAGGAGCCTTGTCTGGACATCGCTGCCCCCCCTACCCCCgcccctgctgccctgccccctCTAGATATTGACGAGCTGTCAGAACCACATcatcctctgcctctgtcaccGCATGATGAACCCAGCCTCGTCGCATCAGATCCTGTGAGTGGCGCTGACTTCCTGCCACCAGTTTCAGAGGAACAAGATGGGGAGGATGAGGAtgtggaggaagaagaagaagaggaggaggaggaagaagatgatccagaggagctggaggaaaaCGAAGACCCTCCGGCCATGGAGACGGAGCCCACGAGAGGGGATGGTACTTGTGATCCGCATGTTGCAGAGCCAGTGAAAAAGGAGTGGGTAGACTCTCCAGACAGAAGGGATACAGAGGCCACTCTCCCACTTTCACCCACTCATCCCCCTGTGAGCCTTATTGAGAACGCCAGCGACCACTCAGTCAGCTGGACAGTCCACTCTGATATGCTCCTCAAATCTCCCCAAAGGCCTTTCATGGAGTTGCCATCCGCTCCTAAGGGCAGCCCCTTCCCACAGCCAGAGAgcagcctgcagcagcagttCTCCACATCACTGCCCTGTCCCCCATCAGCAGCCTCACCCTACTCAGGCTTTCCCAGGCCTTACTGCCCCGCGCATATCCCTGAGTCCGACTACGAGGTGCATAAAGACACCGCCGAAGACATGCCTGCCCCAGCAAAGCCTGTTGAGGCACCTGGAGAGTCAGAGTCCAgcttcatttcctcttcctccacccgGCTTGAGTCCTTCTTCCCTGACTGCAAGCCCGCACCTGAGTCTGCGTGCTTAGCAGCAGAAAACAGGCAGGACTCTCTCGGCTACATTCCTGAGAGTAGCATGGCCCCTGCTGTGAACCTTGACCCAGTGGTGCCCTGGGCAGACCCTTTTGCTCCTCCTCCAGTGGACGATCTGGATGACTTCTTCTCCTTGCCAGAGCTGCCTGTGCAAGACAAGGAAGTCCAGGAGCCCGTCGTGACAAACCCTGATCTGCCAGACCAAAAACATCCTCTCACTGAAGCTGCATCTCCAGCCAATGAGATGAGAGAGGACCCGGAGCTGGCGGAGCTGGACCTGCCCAGCCTATCGCAGGTGCCCTCCGCGTCTGCTGTTGTGCCGCTCAGCGAGCCTGGGCAGAAATGTGGCACGCCCTCGCGGGACAGCAGCAGGatggaacaggagcaggagccGGAGCCACAGAAAGTTCCAGAAAACGACTCTGCTGAAGTGGCAGGCCCAGAGGAGAAGGCGGTATTTGAGGAGGGATGTGAAAGTGACCGAAACCCACCCTTGTCCACCATCGATgccagcagcagccaggagcCCTCACTGATAGCCCCCGCAGCGGATGCGCCCACACCGATAGCTGCAGCACCTTGCCCAGACATGGCGACCCCTGTGGAAACGGACACCAGTGAGCAAACTCCAGCAACCACAGCGGCAGCACAGACCAGCCCTGTGTGCTCTGTCCCTGTGACACCTGTGGTGATGCAGTCCAGCATGGACCAGGTGCCCGAGTCCTGTGACTCGGCACCCTCTGTGCCAGCTGTTACAGCCACCCCAGCACCCACAGAGGTTCCCAAGAAGGTGGAAGAGATACCTCAAAGAATGACCCGGAACCGGGCCCAGATGCTGGCCAACCAGAGCAAGCAGAACACGGCTGCGGTCAGCGCCGGCACAACGTCGTCCGCCCCAGCTCCCAGCACCACCAGCACGGCCACCACTGTCGCCGCCGCCTCCGCCCCTGCGGAGAAAGAGGAGTCCGCCACCGCCCCCAGCTCCGCCCTGGTGCCCCCCGCCGTCATCAGTAAGAACAAAGGGCGTCCCGCCGAGGAAGACGACGCCCAGGCGCAACACCCGCGCAAGAGGAAGTTCCCCCGCTCCGGCCCCCAGCAGGTGCAGGTGCAGCTGGTCAACACAGCCATGCAGCAGACGAGGGAGATGATCCAGCAGACGCTGGCCGTCATCGTCAACGCCATCAAGCTGGACGACATCGAGCCCTACCACAGCGACCGCTCCAATCCCTACTTCGAGTACCTGCAGATCCGCAAGAAGATcgaggagaagaggaagatcCTGTGCTACATCTCCCCGCAGGCTCCGCAGTGTTACGCCGAGTACGTGACCTACACCGGCTCCTACCTGCTGGACGGCAAGCCCCTCAGCAAGCTGCACATCCCTGTGGTAAGAGCTCTGAACTGTGTTCGCTGTGTCCGCTTAGAATAAACTCTCACCTGGAAAATCGGAAAAGAATATTAGTAGTTTACCTTCCAAAGATAATGTCACATGAATGTTGAATTACaagttattattatcatttttaaattattctttgAGTGAAAatgttatccagagtgaccaATGAGACTGTCATAGAGCTGTGCATGATAAAGGGCTCAGtttcagagaaataaaatgtaaggaCTGTTTATTACATAAATGATGGCATGGGGTAAATTCAGAACTTTTAAACAAATTTGTAATTCATAATATACCCCAGGGAGAGAGTATGGTTAGACCATCAGAGTCAATAGCCCTACCAAggctggtttatttttttctgccataaAACTACTCAAGGTGCATTTCAGGCTTATCTAGATTCTCTGGAGGTGTCTTTGAATAATTCAGCAGTCATCATGGCACGCCACAGAACGGCACAGCACGCCGCGGTTTCGATGCGCACGAAGCGTATAATCTTTCAAGTTTTCAAGTTTTATACTTTGTCAAGCTGTCAAGTTTATAATAAGCTGCAGCGGGAGATTGGCTAGGCGCGGCTGGGTAACCGCTTGTCCCGGTTCGTTAGATCGCTCCACCTCCGTCCCTGTCGGAGCCCCTGAAGGAGCTCTTCAGACAGCAGGAGGCGGTGAGAGGGAAACTGAGACTGCAGCACAGCATCGAGCGGGTAAGCACTGGGGTCTCTCCGAGCCCCCGttctccccctgcctcctccaGTCACTTCGCAAGCCCCGTTTTTACAGAAGGCCTTTGATCGTTCCGCACCGCTCCTTTGATGCGTGATCAAAGCTTCTGTGTAAGGGAGAAATAACTCCCAATATGCATCTCTCCAACCAAGCCAGAGCCAACTGGCTGGTTtcctctgaaatattttctgcaaaGCTTGCAAAAGTCTTGATAATTATGTTTAAACAAGTTCACGCCTTTAATGTTAACCATATCAGAGTTTGCTCAAGGAGCCTCAGAAGCTGTGTGACCTTTTTACAGTAGAATTTTAACCCTTATTTTGAATTGCTGAATATCAGTTCTCTCAtggcttctctccctctttctttctcctgaTATATGTCCCCCTACCCTGTCCCTCTCCATGCCGTCTCCATTACAGGAAAAGCTGATTGTGTCATGTGAACAGGAAGTTCTGAGGGTGCATTGCCGTGCAGCAAGGACGATAGCCAATCAGGCCGTCCCTTTTAGCGCCTGCACCATGCTGCTGGACTCGGAGGTGTACAACATGCCATCAGAGAGTCAGGTGGGTACACCTGCGGGAACTGCAGCCCTGAGGGCCAGTCAGGGGAGGAACTCACCCGGGGTTCCAGCAGAGTATCAGTTGCTAAGCGACTCTGAAACCTGCAGGACTCGAGCTCTGTAGTACCAAAGCAGCTCATCCCAGGCTTTTGGACAGCATACCAGTAAGAGCCCCCAAACAGTTTGTTTTATAATGAGGTGTTCCTTTACCTTAGGGCGATGAGAACAAGTCAGTGAGAGATCGCTTCAACGCCCGTCAGTTCATTTCCTGGATTCAAGACGTAGACGACAAGTACGACCGCATGAAGGTAAGAGGTTTCTGcatttctttagtttttttatttgtttcattttagttttttctttaatcCCTGGTTTTTTCCTCCTAAAATTAAATCTGCAGTCCAAGTAAACATTACACAGGGGAAGAAAATGTGCTTCCATTCTGTTGCGGGCTGCTGTGTCCAGCCGTACTCCTCCTGTGTGTGCGTTGCGTGTTGTGGTGCCTGGCTGCGATGTGTTTGACGCGggcctctctgctcctcccctcTGCAGACATGCCTGCTGATGCGGCAGCAGCACGAGGCGGCCGCGCTCAACGCCGTGCAGAGGATGGAGTGGCAACTCAAGGTGCAGGAGCTGGACCCTGCCGGACACAAGTCCCTGTGCGTCAACGAGGTCCCCTCCTTCTACGTGCCAATGGTTGACGTCAACGACGACTTCGTGCTGTTGCCGGCGTGACACGAACTCGCACACACAAGCTGTCGAATATCACCGCTCAAAAAGACACCCAACAGACTGTATGGTAAGGGCTAGCCAGTTTGAAAAGGAATATTCTTTctcgaggaaaaaaaaagtctatattatatataaaaagaaaaacaaacaaaaaaaaggaacttgCTTATGATTCCCTCCTTCGAGAGGAGGAAGCATCTTTTTACCCGGGAAAACACGACTTGCACTTTCATCCTACAagtttttatgcttttgttCAGAGAAAGCAAAATGGCTTTGCTTTGAAGCTCAAACCCTCTgtctgattattattttaatttttttttttggaaaatgggTACAATAAGATATTTTTCCTTCGTTTTTGGTTCCACAAAACACAATGAGACaaatggaggaggggggggcggggaaaTATGCAGCGGACGGAACCGCAGCGAACAGAGCTTCAGAGGTGGGCGGAGCCGAAGGGGTTTGTGTATCAGGGGGAGCTCCTCCCCCTGATCCCCACACCTGCCCCGGGAGGCAGGAATCTGGCGGCCCTATAACGGCACAGCGTCGGGGCCCGGCGGCCCGCTAGCGCCAAGACACAGCGCAGGAGAACAGGAGGGCGTGTCCGTTTCACAGGCCCTCCGTGCGGGGCGGAGAGACTCCGCACCCTCAGCCCTGCGGCGtcagcagaggagggagagcggCAACCGGAGCAGCCTGCAGGAGTCCCTCATCACTGGTTTGCATGCAGGGTTCAATCAGCCTCTACCTTTACACACCTGTTCACTGCAAACAACTgcacaaagaataaaaaagggggggtgggggggtggacaCAAGAATGTTGCGATTCAAGAGGCAAAGACTTTAAGAGATAAAAAGTGTTTTATCTGAgaatattctcttttttttgtctatttctTTACTTGGGCATTtcattgtttctcttttctgaGAAAGTGACTTGAAACACTACAGAGCCAATATtagtttaaaggaaaaaaaattgaaaaaaaaattgtatccCGTAAATTCTGTACAGTTTTTATATACGTTAACCAATGTATTCTCGCTGCCTTCTAGATAATTTATTTTGCCACACATTACTGCACAGTTGTAAATAACCTATGTACTGTAACATCACTCAgttaagtgtaaaaaaaaatgaataaaattatcTTTTTATGTACAGATTACTTTGGGGCAGCACTTTTCCCTTGTAACAATGGGCCaaaatgtgtacacattttcagtattttaaagACAGTCTCTTGTGCACAGAGTCACTAAGGTCCCCTCTTCTCTTTTGGCCCGATCAGAACCAATCAGAACTAGTCACCCAAATGACAACCAGAACGTCCACCGttagaaagaagaaaaaaaaaatccttaaacaGTTCTCAGACTTTTACTCAACCACAATCTTAATGCTTAgatgtagcataatggttattaaattgtttaaaGAATAGTAAAGGTATATTATGCTTTGCTTTATTACAGAACTATCTAAAAATTGAAACCAAGAAAATGCCTTTATACAGTGAACGTTTAATTTACTCAGATGTTGCGCAAGTACAATTAAGGTACACCAAGCAAAAGATAATGTCAGATAACACAGGAACACGCACTCTTGTTGATCTAACCTGTCAAGAAATCAGTAGACATGTCACAAAACTAAGAATCCGTTGtaacatatttatacatgtataacaGTGGCATAGTATTTGTCAAAGCATCTCTGAGTTTGAGTATGTGTATTAATCAGTGGGTCTATACACGGAATAAACATTATGATATGGGCTAAAATTCCCATGACCTGGGATGTcataaccttttttttgtttttgttttttgagatccctgaatgtgttttttagtttagtttagctTTGCTGTTGCCTCTCTTCTGTTGCGCTGTCATAGGTGTATCTTTTGGCCAATTTTAACTTCAAGTAAAACACTTTCACTCAATATCtaacagagcagagaaaggTTGGCTCATCTCTCCTCTGCTGATTTGTACCAGCAGTGAAAAAACAAGGATGGAGTATGCCATCtgtactgtttctgttttattttttaactccTGATTGTCTTGCCCTGAAGTCCTTTCTCTATCTCAGTCTtggtttatctgtttgttttgtattgtttttgcttGAAGGTGATTCTTAGAGTAAGATGTCTCCCTGgttattcctttttttatttaggtAGTTATAGAAATCTACAGTTGCAGCTAGGTATGTCAGTTCTCTGCACAGCCACAGGGTGGTGCTAAAGTGAAGTTATTGTGTACCATCATGAGAATAGGATGCAGTTAGAAACGAGAGCCTTCTCTAGGTGTTATTTTCATTGTGAGAGCAATATCCCCCACATGTGCTCATACAGAATAgttagtttaatttttaaaaattattcaaactattaaaaaaaatactgttcagTTGTAGGCCTTTTTTAAAGTTCGGATATATTTTTACAATCTCAGCTCTTAATTTACCCTCAAGCTGCAAATTTATGTTGCTCAGGATGTGGCTGGAAAAATGTCGTAATGTTGCAGAGTTAGAGTAGAAGGTAAGCTCGTTAGCAGAGCAGGTAGTTCCCCCTTTACATGACTGTTTCTTTGGCTGTTTGGCTTCACGGTCTCATTCGGTTAAGTACCTGGTTTTGTCAGGTTTCTCTGAACGTCATAGTTTTGGATTTTAATTGTTGTGAGTTTCCGTACTTGCATGTTGGAGAGTGTATTCTCTCTGCATCATGTGTTTCAATTATAcgttttatttctattttaggGCTCGAGCAGAACGTATTCCCCCCTTTTACCCTCTTGCCGATGTTGTTGCCCTTAGTTTTATTTGCAGACACAGTAATGCCGTACACACACAGCGAAAAAATGTTCCCCGATTTCATACCTGCTTTCTTACCTGCATCATAAATGTTCCTATTTCTGTTAGCATTACTATGGAACCCTAACTGCTACAGGTAGAAGGATCACATGTGGCTTGAAAAATTGgtatcacatttttgtttttttgtttgttttttaaatctaaaatgttttcttctaAATGGGTCCTGATTTTTACAAcagtttttaacttttaacttcACCACATTGACtgcctgtgtgtcagtgtcaccTTTCTGTGTGGTGTGACCGTCCTTATTACTGCATTCAGTGGGAAATTTTGTGTGGAGACCTGTTTGCATCCCAACGATAGAAGCATGTACATCACACATGCGGGTTGTAGGGGTGCAGCGTGCTTTTTGGTTTCACCGACCAAAAACAATTTAGACATGCGCCAAGTGTAGAGGAATGCACAGTTACACCCATTCATGCGTTGCGATGCATACGTACCCTCTCGTACGCCGATTTTGTTTTAACAGCAAGTATTATGGAGGCTTGCAGGAGAGTTACAATATACAGTCCAGATGGCCTGAAAGATATTCATTCTAAtcccaaacacactgaaataaagaaatgtgcattttccctcattttgaaatgtgcatttttctgaTTGGTGGTGTCATAATTCTGTATGCATTTTCAGATCCTCCGGTTGAGCATTCGATGTTGCCGTAGTCTTGTGTTCTGTAACAAGCATAAACACTTGTAGCATGTTAATCTCTGTGCTTATCAACAGAATGTATACAGTCACTATGTCCTGCATCCTTACTGTTGTTTACAACACATTACGTATGATTCAGTTGTGTGTCTATCTTTCATGGTTTGAGCCctgcctttttcctttttttactgtattatttttaacCCATGAAGGCTTGAAATTGTGAAGGCTTCTTTTGGAACTTGGGTGAAATTCAGTGCAGACAGACATAGGTGAACCTTTTAATgcatcctttttttaaaaaaaaaaaaaaaaaaagtatttcgGTAACGATGACCATGCTTGGAGTAGCTCCTCAGTGAGGTAAGGAAGTGTCCATGTGCACACCTACTGAAAAATTTGGCAAAGGTTTCTCAAAATCCTCAGAGAGACTCTTCCGCTCTGTCCTGTTAGCAAGAGGTCAAGATGGCTCAGGGTTGTTCTTGGACGCATTCTTAAGCTATCCTCCTGCTGAACTCTGAACTGAGCTGATTGACTGTCCTCTCAGTTACCCTTCAACAGTGTGATAAAAACCCATTTTCCAGCTGCTTGTTTATTCAGgtttgttgagttttttttttttttctgaaaaagtcAAGtgccccctccttccccaccTCACAGCAAAGCACTTATCAATTAGATAAACTGTTCTGATGGAGCAGGCCGCAACATTTACCTCTACTTTTCAACAGTAGGTTGAatcagggttttattttttttaaaccgaTTACAGTTTGTTGTCACAGGTGAAGTCACAATTTCAAGCCttttttcacagtgcatttccCTTTTAAACCGAATCAGGACAAGTAGCTGTGTTCTGAGAAATAACCAATAATAAAGCATGGAGATCTACTCTTTTAACAGTGAAACAAAATAATCTATTTATTATCTTTCTGACACCTGTGGTATGTTGGAGTGAAAGTCTCTTGCTGTGTAAATTTCCCTCttgaaatgcataaatgagACATTGTAcatatctgtaaatatttccCAGGACGTTTTGCAACCTTCTCTTTGTACTAGGTTAAACTTGCGTAGATTGTGGGGTTCCAACAGCGAGGAAACAGTGCCCTCGCTGCCGGTGATGTAAcgatgtcttttttttttttttttgtacaatgtaGTTTAATTGTGTACATATTGTTGGAGCAGCTAATGGGTGGGGGAATTGGTTGATGCTGTCACAGTTTCAGTACTGTCACCTCTCGCTGTGTTGATatcctgcaaaaacaaaacgagtaaaaaaaaaaaaaccttacaattaaaaactAAACTCAGAAtaagtcaaaaatgaaaaaaaaaatgttattttctacAGTTGCATGTACAGAGAGCGCGAGAAATGCTGTTTGTCCCT
This region includes:
- the ankrd11 gene encoding ankyrin repeat domain-containing protein 11 gives rise to the protein MPKGGGPKPPQLEDFPLSTDMVEKQAGKKDKDKISSNKTPKLDRGDGVKEMKEKAPKRKLPFTVGANGDQKDSDSEKQGPERKRIKKEPTNSRKPGLPFGMGMPGIRAGYPLSERQQVALLMQMTAEESVNSPDTTPKHQSQSSLGQKGTPNSASKTKDKVNKRNERGETRLHRAAIRGEVRRIKELISEGADVNVKDFAGWTALHEACNRGYYDVAKQLLAAGAEVNTKGGDDDTPLHDASNNGHFKVVKLLLRYGGDPRQSNRKGETPLKVANSPTMLNLLLGKGTYTSSEESSSESSEEEDAPSFAPSSSVDGNNTDSEFEKGLKLKGKSLEPPKSIATPVKDEYEFDEDDEEERVPPVDDKHLLKKEFRKDSTSKASSFISIPKMEVKTYSKTNSLTPKKAARRILSDTNSSDEDERTLCFSPTPTARQAATVANSKSREPAALTSKQQKDKNKVKKKRKKETKNSTNKEVRFGKLNDKFFTSESESGDLESEDDKGSVQSSNCLKDSSVLSLKESSVFSSLSGSSSSSHGSLGSQKQTQSLAEQHPKQWRTDGWKTVSSPAWSDVSSLSDSVRTRLSSESDYSSADSSVESMKEVKKKPQDSRKKSNNPHVNVSEKKSSSDFYKASNSEGAVSKTDKDGKVLKKHKVKHKHKNKEKEKAPSLVLNQDMNEKFVKSFSFDFDDTQKSLIVESESPTENKVKLSKHDKDHFKKEERLSKGKSEEKDWTCGKETVRATKEEKAKKTKESTKEKIIKEEKDKSFKAEKDRNLKDKEKPKEEKQKTHKDEKKKKSKDKSSKVDKKNEQKEEKHLKSEKEKTAKEEKEKSKKEKVPKEEPDYEDYDIKSRFLDFEDSKLSASDDPHDRWASDLSSNSSLYGEDSWDAPVKEYKEYKANNAFKLIVETVKEENRDRKKDNKIKDKKLEHSEKKETASKKKEKDLSDKVTEKKKDSMDKQKLNSTYSSEKEKKRKESAESFKEKKEKDSIDSSRERKDSYEFTKERKDSKLKQDDVSRDEYGSEPFFKDKSETEAIGKLSEPRERNHSGKEREKKGEGVEKEKKDKSKGDKHKEKPKDKDRNFLDAEKDKAEKGSAEKALKEKDSDRTSKDKKEGMKEKHKDSHSKDKERKMSSEQSKDKKEKASQDKHADREKDFLEAKKEERKPEKAREKTWYKIADIFTDESEDEEDSYNGGVLKLSDSLGLSDSHRKDSTPDRDDIELFQSDKHRKYSADGKQHSTEKMKEKEYKDKKKDKALFDSGKERKGSLEKHKDKKEKDSGDGKHKERKERASVDSNQEKKNKQKMLEKRHSSEEKPKGKYKEKPDKDHSKDRKPSKGSGENEKSLLEKLEEEALNDYKDDFNDKISEISSDSFTDRGHELSSFYDSSNISLPDISEERRDSLSVSYPQDKFREKERHRHSSSSSSKKSHDKEKDKVKKDKTDKRDKSEEIKETYGRRESLPFEKEPMPLEADPYTFPYGAKPDGEDDLDKTLEFEKEMSKKADKDKACSVITSEKIKDKKKKEKHKEKVKEDKHKYTDGFASLKHSKEDQKTVSKESPQVSSLKEKSKEDSPKFEAKNKDRSKDVLDKDGKADYTKSKLKEENDRVNQSREAARKDTRPREKLLVDGVHRLTSFGKMLSQKDQEIEERHKRHKERMKQMEKLRHRSGDPKLKDKAKPGEDLRKSRADLTLKKSSPLETALKDKKPKDPGLPAQMMSPDRKSQPMDSQNSKDWLVGHPMKENLPASPRPDQNRPTGVPAPASVISCPSYEEVMQTPRTPSCSAEDYPDLMFDSIDCQNSSAMSMNACSPSFFDRYSNTPHGVQENACLTPMKNLQMPVLSRSASVDSRRPFDEDFKADADKFLRQQSVPAASELESTSVPHPLEDKLMSDRLDCLSPPCFSPHIGRPSPRPEPAQTALDGASTAIATTDSNEHLPESIYGNFLSKPSTPVHRPEPQEPCLDIAAPPTPAPAALPPLDIDELSEPHHPLPLSPHDEPSLVASDPVSGADFLPPVSEEQDGEDEDVEEEEEEEEEEEDDPEELEENEDPPAMETEPTRGDGTCDPHVAEPVKKEWVDSPDRRDTEATLPLSPTHPPVSLIENASDHSVSWTVHSDMLLKSPQRPFMELPSAPKGSPFPQPESSLQQQFSTSLPCPPSAASPYSGFPRPYCPAHIPESDYEVHKDTAEDMPAPAKPVEAPGESESSFISSSSTRLESFFPDCKPAPESACLAAENRQDSLGYIPESSMAPAVNLDPVVPWADPFAPPPVDDLDDFFSLPELPVQDKEVQEPVVTNPDLPDQKHPLTEAASPANEMREDPELAELDLPSLSQVPSASAVVPLSEPGQKCGTPSRDSSRMEQEQEPEPQKVPENDSAEVAGPEEKAVFEEGCESDRNPPLSTIDASSSQEPSLIAPAADAPTPIAAAPCPDMATPVETDTSEQTPATTAAAQTSPVCSVPVTPVVMQSSMDQVPESCDSAPSVPAVTATPAPTEVPKKVEEIPQRMTRNRAQMLANQSKQNTAAVSAGTTSSAPAPSTTSTATTVAAASAPAEKEESATAPSSALVPPAVISKNKGRPAEEDDAQAQHPRKRKFPRSGPQQVQVQLVNTAMQQTREMIQQTLAVIVNAIKLDDIEPYHSDRSNPYFEYLQIRKKIEEKRKILCYISPQAPQCYAEYVTYTGSYLLDGKPLSKLHIPVIAPPPSLSEPLKELFRQQEAVRGKLRLQHSIEREKLIVSCEQEVLRVHCRAARTIANQAVPFSACTMLLDSEVYNMPSESQGDENKSVRDRFNARQFISWIQDVDDKYDRMKTCLLMRQQHEAAALNAVQRMEWQLKVQELDPAGHKSLCVNEVPSFYVPMVDVNDDFVLLPA